CAGGACGGTTACTGAAGATGGTATCCGAAGCAGGTCTCTCTTGTGCAAAAAGAGCATCTGAAAAACATATTAAAAATAAAAATACTATATAATAAATTAGTTTCAATACAGTTATGCATTACATATTATAAAAAAGTATTATATTTGCTGTTCTAAACGCAAAAATACATCAATGAAACCAATATCCGGTAAGAAGAGTATCATTAATTGTCTAACGTTTGTATTGTTGATGACGTCTGTACAAACAAAGGCTCATAACGTTAAAGAAGTATTAAAAAGTGTAAACACCGCTTTTAAACAAGAAGCTATGGGTCCGGATTTTGCTGAAAACAACAGTAAGATTGTTTTTATGCAATCATCTCTGACTAAAAAACTGAGAAAAGTTGTGATTGATGCCGGACATGGTGGCCACGATAGCGGTTGTGTAGGAAAATCATCCCTCGAAAAACATCTTACGCTACAGATGGCACTTAAACTAGGTGAGTTTATTAATAAAAATTATCCCGATGTAATCGTACTTCAGACACGGACCACAGATGTATTTATCCCGCTTTTCAGACGAATTCAATATGCTAATGAAGAAAATGCGGATCTGTTTATCTCCATTCATTGCAACTATATCAGCAATAAGCAAACCAGAGGAACCGAAACATTTGTTATGGGTCTTCACAGAGCGACTGACAATCTTGAAGTAGCTAAACGGGAAAATGCTTCCATATTGCTTGAACATAATTACGAACAAAATTATGAAGGATTTGATCCCAATTCTCCGGAAGGTCACATCATGTTGTCTATGTACCAGAATGCCTATTTAGATAAAAGTATAGAGTTTGCAGCAAATGTTGAAAATGCTTTTGCCGCCAGAAGTTTTTCAAAGAGCAGAGGAGTGAAACAAGCAGGATTTGCAGTATTAAGAAGGTCATCAATGCCCGCTGTGTTAGTTGAAGCGGGTTTCCTTAGTAATGAAGATGAAGAAGCTTACCTGATTTCTGAAACAGGTCAAAACGCTGTTGCGAATTCCATTTTGAAGGCTTTTTCGGTATTCTATGATAAAAACCTGTCTTCAAATCTGTATGCCGTCGAAAATACAGTAGAAAAATCAAAAACAAAGTCAGAATCCACCCATTCCAAACCGCAAGCCACTATTCAGACTTCCAAAATATCAGAACCTAAAAAAGAGGAGATAAAAAAGCAAAACAATATTGGCTCGAATACATTTGGTGTTCAAATAGCAGCATTAAAAAGTGCAACTGCTGATATGGATTCAGCCGAACTGAAAAAAATCGGAAGTTTGCATATTAAAAAGGCCGGCGACATAAATAAATACCTTATCGGCAAGTTTCCGAGTCATGAAGAAGCATCCAAAGCAAAAGAACGGCTTAAAAAATTGGGGTATTCCGGTGCGTTTGTCGTAAATATTTCACAGATGTAGCTATTTCCTTCAACCTTTTGAGTAGGGCTTTCGTTTAATATCGTAATTTTGTGTCCAATTACGAAATAACAGATTTTCATGTCAAGAGAAATAAAAATCGGCGTCCTCACATTTATTGTGTTAGTGTCTATGATCTGGGGATATACCTTTTTAAAAGGAAGGAATTTATTGTCCGCATCTACTACGCTGTACACCACATTCAGTGATGTGACGGATCTAAACATTTCATCACCGGTATTGGTCAACGGATACCGAATAGGATCTGTAACAAAAATTCAGTTGAATACAACAGATGTCAAGAAAATGGATGTTTTTTATGAAGTGGACACTGACTATAAAATACCGGTATCTGCTACTGCGGTTATGAAAAGTCTGGGACTTGTCGGTGGAAAAGGCCTTTTTCTGGAATTTGATAAAACATGTACCGGGTCTGATTGTGCCAAAAGTGGCAATAAACTGGAAGGTAGAATTGTAGGAGTCTTAGGTTCTTTCCTGGGAGAAGGAGAAGTAGAAAAATATTCGTCTGAGTTTACAATGTCCGCCAAAGCTATCATTTCTGATATCGGAAAAGATGGTGAACCCGGTGCAATAAATGAAATTTTCCGACAACTGGAATCCATTTCCAAAAACATGAATTCTATCACACATTCAACTGACAAACTTTTTAAAGAATCTTCGGGCAATCTTTCCGAAAGCATCAGACATCTTTCTTCAATCACAGAGAGTATTGCTAAAAACAATAAAAAAATTGAAAACCTACTCGTAAATCTTGATAAAATGTCCGGAGATCTTGCAAAAGCAGAATTAGCTAATACGGTATCAAAAACCAATCTGACCCTGGACGAAACAAAACTGGCAATGACAGAATTAAAAACAACTCTTGTCACGACCAATAATACGATGAAAGAACTGGGTGATCTCGCTCACAAAATTGATAAAGGAGATGGTACAGTCGCAATGTTGATGAATGACAAAAAACTCTACGAAAACCTGAACACTACATCCAAAAACCTTTCACTCCTATTACAGGATGTCAGATTAAATCCGCTTCGTTATGTAAATGTATCTGTATTCGGTAAAAAGCAGAAGGAGTATGTGTTGCCTCAAAATGATCCTGCGATAAAGGATTAGTTCTTTTTTTAATTACTAAGAGTGAGTTTACTTAGAAAATACCTGTTCCATGGTAATCCATCGTTTTTTACCCTGCCCCTACAGGTAACGACCGATTATCAATGCAGCAAAAATCAATTAAGTTTTATTTCTAAAATAATTACTTTCCGAAGTAGAATCAAAAGTCATAATTTCAGAATAACTGGTAGGTTAACCCAATTTGCAGATTTTTTAAATAAATAGCTGCACCTTCAACGGTCTGCCCTTGATCATCGGTAAATTCAAGATTTGATATAGAACTTAAACTACCGGCATATTGAAAATGCAAAGCCAACTTTTCAAGAGGATACACCCTTATACCAAAGACGTATGTGAAATCAGATGATTTGGAAATCTTTTGGACTGATTCTCTCCATATGTCTCCAATGTTAAATTTTTCGCTGGTCCTGATTGCAACGCCTAATCCGGTAAAAATACCGATTTGTTTAATGAACTTATATTGTAATTGTGGAATCATGTCAAGGTATTGAAATCTATACCCGGCAACTTCCTGATTATTGTTTACTTCACTATTGTACCCCTTTCGGGAAAATTGGATATCAAGCCCAATGTTGAGTTTCTCCGATATAATCAATTCCGGTCGAACGGACAAAAAATAATTTGTTGTTGAATTGGTTTTAAAGTTTTCAACTTTTGTGATGCTGATGTTGGAAAAATTAGCACCTCCACCTGCTGATATTTTCACTTGTGCTTTAGCAAGCTGAAATTGAAAAACAGTTATAAACCCCAGTAAAAAAATAATTTGCTTCTTCATGTTATGCTTTTATATTTGAACCATAACAAGGCAAATTTGCAATTTATTGTTTTAATTCATTTTTTAACACGTCAAAAAAAAACTATTCTTATCTATCAGGAAATAAATAAACCGGTAACACAACCCACTTTAAACCAATTTTGAGTGTTGATTAATTAAACTCAAAAATATACGGGAGTCTGGCATTAGGATCTTTACATCTGATGATAGACTTCAGTTCCTGAAACTGCATAAACAACTTTCTTTCTTCAGGAGTAGAT
The genomic region above belongs to Saprospiraceae bacterium and contains:
- a CDS encoding N-acetylmuramoyl-L-alanine amidase encodes the protein MKPISGKKSIINCLTFVLLMTSVQTKAHNVKEVLKSVNTAFKQEAMGPDFAENNSKIVFMQSSLTKKLRKVVIDAGHGGHDSGCVGKSSLEKHLTLQMALKLGEFINKNYPDVIVLQTRTTDVFIPLFRRIQYANEENADLFISIHCNYISNKQTRGTETFVMGLHRATDNLEVAKRENASILLEHNYEQNYEGFDPNSPEGHIMLSMYQNAYLDKSIEFAANVENAFAARSFSKSRGVKQAGFAVLRRSSMPAVLVEAGFLSNEDEEAYLISETGQNAVANSILKAFSVFYDKNLSSNLYAVENTVEKSKTKSESTHSKPQATIQTSKISEPKKEEIKKQNNIGSNTFGVQIAALKSATADMDSAELKKIGSLHIKKAGDINKYLIGKFPSHEEASKAKERLKKLGYSGAFVVNISQM
- a CDS encoding MCE family protein, producing the protein MSREIKIGVLTFIVLVSMIWGYTFLKGRNLLSASTTLYTTFSDVTDLNISSPVLVNGYRIGSVTKIQLNTTDVKKMDVFYEVDTDYKIPVSATAVMKSLGLVGGKGLFLEFDKTCTGSDCAKSGNKLEGRIVGVLGSFLGEGEVEKYSSEFTMSAKAIISDIGKDGEPGAINEIFRQLESISKNMNSITHSTDKLFKESSGNLSESIRHLSSITESIAKNNKKIENLLVNLDKMSGDLAKAELANTVSKTNLTLDETKLAMTELKTTLVTTNNTMKELGDLAHKIDKGDGTVAMLMNDKKLYENLNTTSKNLSLLLQDVRLNPLRYVNVSVFGKKQKEYVLPQNDPAIKD
- a CDS encoding outer membrane beta-barrel protein; the encoded protein is MKKQIIFLLGFITVFQFQLAKAQVKISAGGGANFSNISITKVENFKTNSTTNYFLSVRPELIISEKLNIGLDIQFSRKGYNSEVNNNQEVAGYRFQYLDMIPQLQYKFIKQIGIFTGLGVAIRTSEKFNIGDIWRESVQKISKSSDFTYVFGIRVYPLEKLALHFQYAGSLSSISNLEFTDDQGQTVEGAAIYLKNLQIGLTYQLF